The sequence acatcaaaagtttgacagtacaattctgaccaaaactattgattttttctccaataatttagtaaaattacacaaaattggaaacaattgAGTAAACATACTCCACGGAATTTATTCGGAAACCAGATGTTTGTAGAGATTTctgtagttttggtgctccaaaaagcatccaaaagtgccaaatttttcggagtttgttaggcacggcaaatttgccgaatttggcgagctcggcaaattttaaaatttgccgctcacccctgATTTAGAACGACATAGCCAGCGATTTCTGAAACAgactttcaaacttttaaccATAtgcaaaattgcaatattaatGGTTCAAATTGTATATTTCCATTTTATGAACAAGTGTTCTTACacacattttttcttcaatgtaGGTGCATTTTGtaagaaatcaattttcagatttatcaaGATCTCCTGTACAAATTGCAGTTATAcctttgaaaatcgaaaagaatACCGTTTAAATAAATCGGAATAAAATTGTTGTCTATACTCCTGAAgtctactgaaattttcaatacttgaaacatttttttaaaatcatttcaattgcctaaaacaatttcagacgCAACTCGATCACTATTATCAAATGTCTCAAAAGAAGATATCAGCATTTGAGTAGAGAAAAGGACCCGTTCCAAGTGATAAATGCGATTTAATTGGCGGAGCTTATCCCGCCTCAGGCGCCTCCTGACTACTGAAGAgggagagaaaaagaagaaaaatgtacTTGCATTACACTATATCTCCTCACTTTCATCAATTCCCCTATTTTATGACTTTTTATCATGGTCCTCACCCAtgtttcaattgattttttattttatttaaaatgtcATTAAAAGTGTCTATCAAAATGTTGCATTTTGTTCCCCAACAACTTTTATTGAGCAATCGACTGCTCCGTTAGGTTACACATGAGAAGACGGGCTCTCCTAAGACCTCaagatcaaatttcaaacagacgttttatttttagtcTTATCACAGCAAAacacaactttgaaaaaatagtttaacttgtaccaaaaaattattaatttgaaattttcggttttttaaagACTTTCAGCTCCATAACATTCTTATacccagatttttttcaaatttcatgagCCAAAAATGCActaaacaatttcagataaaacttTGGAAGTTGGAGCTATTTTTCgccggcaaaatttttttaaagttacatatgttcaacgaattttttttttaattccacaacttttcagagttttagatcattttctcgaaaattttaaacatgcatttcaaatatatttttaatttctctgTACTTTGATGTACTGTACTTTGTActgaaacatttccaaaattaattgtttgtaattttattaaatttttagaatcaattattcaaaatttttgtgataatttaAATGATTTCTAGACATTGTTTTCAACAGCTTTTCATgataatatttcaaacttttcagaaaatgcgaCTACTAATACTATTACTACTGACTATCAGTTCCATATATTGTGCCCTTGACACAGCGGCTGTCATCGCAATCCAGACAGAAATCAACAAACATAGTGCAGATATTGAAATGATTTTAGACGTAAGTTacatgttttcaatttcactttttttccaaagataCCCCTTATTCCAGCAcgtaaaaaatctgaatgcACGTGTAAGTGATCTCGGTCGTCCTGGGCCACCTGGAACAAATGGGTCACCAGGATTCCCAGGGTCAAAAGGAGAGAAAGGAGATCGGTCAGAGGATGGTAAGTGTAGTGTAGCAGGGTTGTGCTCTTATCATCTTATGAGAATTGGACTTTTGATTTGGCAtatttgagttgaaaaatgatgactTATAATTGACATATTAGATGTGGAACTGAGTGTAAATGGCACACAATAAACTGCAAAAAGGGATCTACAGTGCCGGCCATAATTCtatccaatttttgatttttgataaatttacaaatttttcaaacgagcACAACTTAAAAACTGGGCATGCTCTCGAAACAAGTTCGACTAATGAAGTATTGTCCATAATTACGTCTATTTGTATTTAATTGCTTAAATTGTTTACCAGTGTCATGACAAAAAATACAGCGGCCGACAGAGCATGTTCGTGAGCCCGTTTTTGACAATGTTTACTGATTCGGCCGTATCTAGAAAACTAATTGTTTTCCGAAAATGTTGTtaaagtaaaataattttcacttCCCATCATTTGTATCTATTAcctttgttctgaaaaacccagcaaaaaagttatgagaaATTAAACTAGAAAAGTGTACGACCACACCTAGAGCATTTCTCGcaaatgataaattttttcccTAAATCTTGATATCGTGTTTGATTATAGCTTAATTGTGATTTTAGAGttgtaattatttgaaaatggtcgaaaaaaaaaatcgaaataagtAACCTGGTTTTTGGTGGTAGAGCATGAGCAGTGCACAGTGAGCGACTAGTTTGCActtccataacttttttgctgaACTTTTTAGAACAAAGTGAGTAGGCACAAATTATGGCAAGTAGCATGCAGACTAtttcacttcaaaaacattttcagaaaaacaaattagttTTCGAGATACGGGCGAATCagtaaaagttgtcaaaaacggactcacgagatgtcggccgctgtattTCTTGTCATGACACTGGTAAACAACTTGAACAATCAAATACAAGTAGACGTAATGATGGACAATACTTTattagttgaacttttttcgatagCATGCCCAGTTTTTAAGTTGTgctcgtttgaaaaatctgtaaatttattcaaaatctaaaattgaatacatttttggcCGGCATTGtacattcaaaattatattatgaGAAAACTTGGTAACTGGATCATTTcgtaaatatataattttgaaatactttGGAAAAGTAAGTATTACTGTgatatttgataatttataGTATTACTATCTGATAGTGAatgattttcataatttctccACTGGCGCTATTCAACCTTCAAAGGTTTCCAATTGTGAGATTTTGCactgaattttctcaaacgaaattaaaaaattcatagtagtcaaaatatttcattttaaagCCGCCACggcaacttttaaaaatccccACAAGTAAAAATAGCAATcagttatttttcaggaatgaGCGGTAGAGATGGAATGCAAGGTATCCCCGGAGTGAAAGGAGATATGGGACCGCTTGGACCAACTGGAATGAAAGGAGATAAAGGATCTATGGTAAGCCTCagctcaaacatttttgacacATTCTTCAATTCAGGGTTTCCCTGGACAAAAAGGAGAGGGTGGAAACTCTGGAATTCCTGGACTCAAGGGAGACACCGGTATACCTGGAAAGGTTGGCGAACCTGGATCAACTGGGCAGCCCGGCTCGAAAGGAGAAAAGGGAATGGAAGGACTCCCAGGAACCAACGGTCTGCCCGGTGCTCCTGGATGGCCAGGCAGTAAGGGTGAAGATGGACTTCCGGGAAGACCAGGGTCGCCGGGATTCCCTGGAAAGAAGGGAGACGTTGGAAATGGAGGAGTCCCAGGAGTGCCTGGTATGATTGGAGAACGAGGATTGCCCGGAGCACCGGGAGCACAGGTATTTATGTCTTGTGCTTTTGCAAATAGCTATCTATAGTTTATGTGTTTTTGGCAAGTTATAGGGGTGGGGgttattaaaaaatgagaatttttaagTATTGCTCAAATGTGATGGAGATTGGGAACAAAATGGAacattaaaggtggactacgctcagtggggaaattgctttaaaacaagCCTATGGAgtcaaaatgaccaaatatcatgataaaaaaattcaaaaaaaatttcgagattttatatgattttttgaaaattggaaaaatctcagttttcacctaattcctattttaatttccgccgcttgcacgtttttatttttatttattgttagtttttcttattttcaccgattttcgATATTCTCAGAGTagttttgcttgaaatttgaagaaaaaaaaattcaaaataaatgcaagtTGTTGGTTTAAAAGCTAGTTTACAAGCGTAAATctgtgaaattaattaattcaggtttgaaatcgtttaaatgcgttttttttcttattttacgCCTGTATGCTtgctttttatttaaaaatttatatttatttcgaatttttcttcaaatttcaatcaaaaatactactacgaaaacattgaaaatcggtggaaaataagaaaaacaaacaataaataaaaataaaaacgtgcaagcgcgctccatcgaacaaatccgattggcggaaattaaaataggaattaggtgaaaactgagatttttccagttttcaaaaaatcatataaaatctagaaagtttttttgaattttttttatcatgatattcagTCATTGTGACCTCATAGGCATGTTCTAAAGCATTTTCCCCACTGAGCGTAGTCAACCTTTTTCTAGCATGTTTCGGAAATTTATTCAAGTGTTGAGTGACCACTACTGAGATTTACGCCAtacatttttcacaactttgtaaaaaatcattttattcaaCATTCCGATGCTTTTGTACTTAAACATACGATCAGTGGatttgttgttttaaaaaacattctaaattcttttgaaatacttgccaaaacaaacaatttttgtactttgaaaaatgatcctGATCATTGTTTAccataacatttttgaatctatATTTACCCAATTTTCCAATAGGCAGACAGAACAgactgtttttttccaaaagtcgGCAACACATTTTGAATGGATCAACTTGTTATTTCTGAGTTGAATTTGTTACTCGTAAACAGTAGAAATAGTTGAACAAACATGTAAGTCAAACATTGCTTAGTGGGCTGCAAATGATCAGTCTCAAGATAACTATGATTTGTagtatatttcaatttcagggaATGATGGGACCAATTGGACCACCCGGACAACTTGGACTCCCAGGACCGAAGGGTGATCTTGGATCTGCTGGACTTCCAGGAAGCAAAGGAGAAATGGGAAAGGATGGAATTCCAGGTCTTCCAGGTGAGGCTGGTACAACTTTTTGAGGCATCTGAAATGTTGTGattaaagattaaaaaattaaattaaaaagggCACTCACAATAAAACTTCTAAATGTAggaaattgtgtttttaaatttattttactcaactttttcataatttttgaaaactggattttttcccaaattgaGACAAATTGACCCAAgtaaaaaaccgtttttttcaagttttccgtTTATTTTAATGTTTAGAATTTGCATTTCAATCTAATATTTATTGAGCACTGCTAAACATTATCCaacataaaattctgaaaaactttaaacccTCACATCTGGAAAGTGCATTTTTagccaagtttttttttgaaccacCACGTAGGATATCTTTTATTCTCACTAGttctataaaataatttgaaaccCCGAAAGTTACCGTCCCGTTTTCaaatcataatttcaaaaattttctggaaaattccaaaaataattctaCATCTCAAAGTCTGAATTTGCTACCTAATTTCTACATTGCGTCACAAAATTactttatttgtttcaaaaaaatttcacgtaGTCAGAATACTATGTACGTAACTTGGGATCACCTTATTTAATGTCTGATCTCTCCAAGTTCCGTCATCACTTAATCCTATTACATTTCACTTCTGTCAGGCTGGATCGTGAACGACAAAGGCTACTGCATCTTGGCGCTGGGCAACTGTCCCCCGGCTTTCACTCAGATTGGAGCTTACCAGGTTCGTCTGTACTTGTTCTCTCTAGTCTGGCGGCGCCAAACTGTCCAAAAAATCGTCCTTCCCAATAAGAAACTTTTGCTTTCACCTTCAATGTTAccacaaattgaaaatgaaactgaATCAAGTTTGCCATTAAAAATGAGACAAATTGAGATGGTTGGTGCCAGACTTTTACGGCCTCATAATTAGCCGAGGAATACTTAGTagaaagtaaaaatttgatcgaaaaaaaaacagtttgtcGGAAATTCACGTTCAGACTTGACACTCTAGTTTCCCGATTCACTTCATATTGCATGTCAAGATGATGTAcatattgaaaactgaaataacCAAGTGTTCTTCAGGCGCATGTTGACAATTATCGCTTCGGCGACTATTCACTGGTCAAGTCATCCGGCATCGGAGGAAACGAAGAACAATTCGCGTTGAAAGTTCATGCTTGCTGCCGATAATTACAGGCGGTTTGGTTTGGAAATGCCAAATAATAAATGCGAaatatatgtttaaaaaaagaatactCGACACctcatcatttttatttctctcGTATACTTACACTTGCTACTACTCTTGAATAAATGTTTGTTTGGTTTTGTCCATTGGTCAGAGTGCATTCCGGGGTCATTTGATTCAAGAACCCTTGaaacttataaaaaatgtttcatataaAACTTGCAGTGCATATtagaaatttgttaaatttttcacagttgtttttttgtaaaacgtCCTTGCCTTGTTTCTTCGGTGAAAACTtagttttcatcaattttttggaattcgtgaaaaaaaaaaagtttttctagttttattctaattgtgtttaaaatattcacgTTCGAATTAGATTTCTCGATAAATAGATTTTAACcgtgagtttaaaaaatttggtaattctTCATCTTTAATATGGAGATTACTTTCGAGAAGTTAAACGtttttaattctgaattttaacaaaaatttatgcCAAAAATCGGCCGCAGATAATCCATTAAAGAtggggtaccgaaatctgggaaatattttttaaatgactccaaattttcccctgattccgaatatctaagtgaaaatttttttataaaaattccctaattttatatttgagcttgaaatcgcgagTATCATTTGCGTACCCATGAGATTTTTAAACTGCGCGCCCAAATAAATTCTCCTCGGAGCGCATTTGCCCCATTTGATTTTctctatcaatttttatttccttcagtgttcagctattttcattcatttttgggctcgcatttgaaaaatctcatgagtacgaaaatgaaaatcgcgatttcaagctcaaatataaaatgagggaatttttataaaaaaaattttcacttagatattcggaatcaggggaaaatttggagtcatttaaaaaatatttcccagatttcggtacccaCCTTTAAATACCTCA comes from Caenorhabditis elegans chromosome X and encodes:
- the mec-5 gene encoding uncharacterized protein (Confirmed by transcript evidence); the encoded protein is MRLLILLLLTISSIYCALDTAAVIAIQTEINKHSADIEMILDHVKNLNARVSDLGRPGPPGTNGSPGFPGSKGEKGDRSEDGMSGRDGMQGIPGVKGDMGPLGPTGMKGDKGSMGFPGQKGEGGNSGIPGLKGDTGIPGKVGEPGSTGQPGSKGEKGMEGLPGTNGLPGAPGWPGSKGEDGLPGRPGSPGFPGKKGDVGNGGVPGVPGMIGERGLPGAPGAQGMMGPIGPPGQLGLPGPKGDLGSAGLPGSKGEMGKDGIPGLPGWIVNDKGYCILALGNCPPAFTQIGAYQAHVDNYRFGDYSLVKSSGIGGNEEQFALKVHACCR